From Heteronotia binoei isolate CCM8104 ecotype False Entrance Well chromosome 3, APGP_CSIRO_Hbin_v1, whole genome shotgun sequence, a single genomic window includes:
- the LOC132569049 gene encoding 2-oxoglutarate receptor 1-like, translating to MIAMDIAASLDVANITDPLLSYDIAVLGNCTDNVEELKRSYLPPLYGLIFVVAFPGNIIAISVYAFKMRPWKSSTIIMFNVALTDLLYLTSLPFLIHYYANGEHWVFGHFMCKFIRFGFHFNLYSSILFLTCFSVFRYLAVVHPIRTFHYRKRSWTIVACVVAWAVSLAVVTPVNFLITSTDQENRFACLDLTSSHNLDVIRWYNWLLTGLIFYVPLITVTICYALVIYALATGPHTQNPYKQKARKLAFLLLVVFYVCFLPFHVFRITRIELRLYPVSCEVEHQIHAIYIICRPLAALNTCANLLLYAIISDNFQQAIQSLARCGFSNYLQQTGSNSELNKSGIFKL from the coding sequence ATGATTGCCATGGACATAGCTGCATCTCTTGATGTAGCAAATATAACTGACCCACTCTTGAGTTACGACATAGCTGTCCTTGGGAACTGCACAGACAACGTGGAGGAACTCAAAAGATCCTACCTGCCGCCGCTATATGGCTTGATCTTTGTGGTGGCCTTTCCGGGCAACATCATTGCCATCTCTGTGTACGCTTTCAAGATGAGACCCTGGAAGAGCAGCACCATCATTATGTTCAATGTCGCCCTCACAGATTTATTGTACTTAACGAGCCTTCCTTTCCTGATTCACTACTATGCCAACGGAGAGCACTGGGTCTTCGGACACTTCATGTGCAAGTTCATCCGCTTTGGTTTCCATTTCAACCTCTACAGCAGCATCCTCTTTCTAACGTGCTTCAGCGTCTTCCGATACTTAGCGGTCGTCCACCCCATAAGGACTTTTCACTATCGGAAGAGGTCATGGACCATCGTGGCCTGTGTCGTGGCTTGGGCCGTCTCACTGGCCGTCGTGACGCCCGTCAACTTTTTGATTACTTCCACGGATCAAGAGAACAGATTCGCTTGCCTTGACCTTACCAGTTCCCACAACCTGGATGTTATTCGATGGTATAACTGGCTTTTAACGGGCTTGATTTTCTATGTGCCTTTAATAACAGTGACCATTTGCTACGCCCTGGTCATCTACGCTTTGGCGACGGGCCCACACACTCAAAACCCTTATAAACAGAAGGCTCGTAAACTTGCCTTTCTCCTTCTGGTGGTCTTTTATGTGTGTTTTCTGCCCTTCCATGTTTTTAGGATCACCCGGATTGAATTAAGGCTGTATCCAGTCAGCTGTGAGGTTGAACACCAAATCCACGCCATCTACATTATTTGTAGACCCCTGGCTGCCCTGAACACGTGTGCCAACCTGTTGCTTTATGCCATCATCAGTGATAATTTCCAGCAGGCTATTCAGTCTCTTGCAAGATGTGGGTTTAGCAACTACCTGCAACAAACAGGGAGTAACAGTGAACTGAACAAATCTGGGATATTTAAATTATGA